A single window of Candoia aspera isolate rCanAsp1 chromosome 3, rCanAsp1.hap2, whole genome shotgun sequence DNA harbors:
- the TUBB6 gene encoding tubulin beta-6 chain encodes MREIVHIQAGQCGNQIGTKFWEVISDEHGIDPAGGYAGDSALQLERISVYYNESSSQTYVPRAILVDLEPGTMDSVRSGPFGQLFRPDNFIFGQTGAGNNWAKGHYTEGAELVDSVLDIVRKECEHCDCLQGFQLTHSLGGGTGSGMGTLLISKIREEYPDRIMNTFSVMPSPKVSDTVVEPYNATLSVHQLVENTDETYCIDNEALYDICFRTLKLTTPTYGDLNHLVSATMSGVTTSLRFPGQLNADLRKLAVNMVPFPRLHFFMPGFAPLTARGSQQYRALTVPELTQQMFDAKNMMAACDPRHGRYLTVATVFRGPMSMKEVDEQMLAIQNKNSSYFVEWIPNNVKVAVCDIAPRGLKMASTFIGNSTAIQELFKRISEQFSAMFRRKAFLHWFTGEGMDEMEFTEAESNMNDLVSEYQQYQEATANDGEEAFEDDEEEINE; translated from the exons ATGAGGGAGATCGTGCACATCCAGGCTGGTCAGTGTGGAAACCAAATTGGAACCAAG TTTTGGGAAGTGATCAGCGACGAGCACGGGATTGACCCAGCCGGAGGCTACGCTGGTGACTCAGCCTTGCAGCTGGAGAGGATCAGCGTCTACTACAATGAATCATCCT cCCAAACATATGTACCTAGAGCAATTTTGGTGGACCTGGAACCTGGAACCATGGATAGTGTGCGATCTGGCCCTTTTGGACAACTCTTTCGACCTGATAATTTTATCTTTG GACAAACAGGTGCCGGAAATAACTGGGCCAAAGGACATTATACCGAAGGAGCAGAACTTGTAGATTCAGTGCTCGATATTGTGAGAAAAGAATGTGAACACTGTGATTGTTTGCAAGGATTTCAGCTCACTCATTCTCTTGGAGGAGGAACAGGTTCTGGGATGGGTACGCTTCTCATCAGTAAAATTCGAGAGGAATATCCTGATAGGATAATGAATACCTTTAGTGTCATGCCATCTCCCAAAGTGTCTGACACTGTGGTAGAACCATATAATGCCACACTCTCAGTCCATCAGCTGGTTGAAAATACAGATGAAACCTACTGTATTGATAATGAAGCACTGTATGATATTTGCTTCCGTACTTTGAAGCTTACCACTCCAACATACGGAGATCTGAACCATTTGGTGTCCGCTACAATGAGTGGGGTCACGACATCACTGCGTTTTCCTGGCCAACTAAATGCAGATTTGCGCAAGTTGGCAGTAAATATGGTTCCATTCCCACGCTTACACTTCTTTATGCCTGGATTTGCTCCCTTGACTGCTCGAGGAAGCCAGCAATACCGAGCTCTCACAGTCCCAGAGCTCACTCAGCAGATGTTTGATGCAAAAAACATGATGGCAGCCTGCGACCCAAGACATGGACGATATCTGACAGTGGCCACAGTCTTCCGAGGTCCCATGTCCATGAAAGAAGTTGATGAACAGATGCTGGCCATCCAGAACAAAAACAGTAGCTACTTTGTGGAATGGATCCCAAATAACGTCAAAGTGGCAGTTTGTGATATAGCACCCCGTGGCCTCAAGATGGCCTCTACCTTTATTGGAAACAGCACTGCCATTCAAGAGCTCTTCAAAAGAATTTCAGAGCAGTTCTCTGCCATGTTTAGGAGAAAGGCTTTTCTTCACTGGTTTACTGGTGAAGGAATGGATGAGATGGAATTTACAGAAGCAGAAAGCAACATGAATGATCTTGTCTCCGAGTACCAACAGTACCAAGAAGCAACAGCAAATGATGGAGAGGAAGCATTTGAAGACGACGAGGAAGAAATTAATGAATAA